The Oxalobacteraceae bacterium OTU3CINTB1 genome includes a window with the following:
- the queC gene encoding 7-cyano-7-deazaguanine synthase QueC has product MLPTDSALVLFSGGQDSTTCLAWALSHYARVETIGFDYGQRHAVELTVRPDVIARLRAQNPGWDAKLGEDHMIDLSLISKISQTAMTHDIAIETQANGLPNTFVPGRNLLFMTVAATVAYRRGLTVLVGGMCETDFSGYPDCRDDTMKALQVALNLGMDTRMKLETPLMWRDKRQTWELAQELGGQPLVDLIRDGTHTCYLGERGALHDWGYGCGTCPACELRARGYRQFVGTGA; this is encoded by the coding sequence ATGTTGCCTACCGATTCCGCGCTGGTCCTTTTTAGCGGTGGACAAGATTCCACCACCTGCCTGGCCTGGGCTTTGAGCCACTATGCGCGCGTCGAAACCATCGGTTTCGACTACGGCCAGCGGCACGCCGTGGAGCTCACCGTCCGTCCGGACGTCATCGCGCGCCTGCGCGCCCAGAACCCCGGGTGGGACGCCAAGCTGGGCGAGGACCACATGATCGACCTGTCGCTGATCTCCAAGATCTCGCAAACGGCGATGACCCACGATATCGCCATCGAAACCCAGGCCAACGGCCTGCCGAACACCTTCGTCCCGGGCCGCAACCTGCTGTTCATGACGGTGGCCGCCACCGTGGCCTACCGGCGCGGCCTGACGGTGCTGGTCGGCGGCATGTGCGAGACCGATTTCTCCGGCTATCCGGACTGCCGCGACGACACCATGAAGGCGCTGCAGGTGGCGCTCAACCTCGGCATGGACACGCGCATGAAGCTGGAGACGCCGCTGATGTGGCGCGACAAGCGCCAGACCTGGGAACTTGCGCAGGAGCTGGGCGGCCAGCCGCTGGTCGACCTGATCCGCGACGGCACCCACACCTGCTACCTGGGCGAGCGCGGCGCGCTGCACGACTGGGGCTACGGCTGCGGCACCTGCCCGGCGTGCGAGCTGCGCGCGCGCGGCTACCGGCAGTTCGTTGGCACCGGCGCCTAG
- a CDS encoding translocation/assembly module TamB domain-containing protein, whose translation MADNNNTEQPGGPDSAVAPASPRPRRWPRRVLISFVVLVALLAGAFWLLGRESTLQQLVARVSKASGGSIAVTDVSGSLYHRMHIGKLVYRGKDSVITAQNIDINWSPLQYFSEGLAISELHVAALTVQSLGPSEPAKMPESLAAPFRLSLSDARLDKLTLVSETGTNVIENVRFELYGDKTSWHLQEASAKTPFGNAKADLTIAANKPFALQGKASLTQSIVPAAKPQVSANGAKPALPADSATAAIPAQLNVTAGGSLALLNLKAQGEAGPASGDATLSLAPFDPIILRAIDLTARDVNPAGFEAGLPPAKFNLKVTAAITADQKLSGQFALVNQDKAGPIDREALPLQIFSGRLGGTLTASLLENVLLDLGAAGHFTGGGDVQRKGPDAGIDAANFKLHTDRLDLSHLHTSANKTTVAGDIALSSTPTKQTLNANLAQAGLKLDVQATLADALLQLQQARLQAKKGTISATGQLSLKDKQAFSAKLRADHFDPSALGTGFPVADLNADVNASGAIAPAWQVAADFQIKPSKLFGQPLTGNGKLNADAKHISGINAKVTMAQNNAEITGSFGAPGEQLRWKIDARQLSAVSSDLLGAINASGVVTGTMEAPRSSFEADAKGLGLASAKRPAPDSLIHASGNLALAGARKIPEVKMTGTVQRLNPAAFGAAQSGAINATFTADAQLSADWRAGLNLTLQPSTLASAPLSGYAKLTAGKDVIRDADIDLRLATNRLLAKGSFGSALDKLEWKLEAPQLAALGPPFGGALRASGTLSGTTARPAIALTLDGSALRLPGQQQIAAIRGSATLGNTVAMAASATAAGSTSARRAANRDATADVPLVSDIEITLYESPSIKIDKARLQTSGTRSGHTIDVSASNPRFDASLRVKGAWADDAWTGTIDSLQNKGRFALNLVAPAQLRLVAPDGSGVAGLTRPDKIALTNATIKIRDGAIRIDSVEKNGGAWRSKGQANAVPVNYLGQLSDAWRENVRGNLTIGADWGLNLQAGTKTSAPVLGGSFHVFREQGDLTIIGADLSQALGLTKLDARVDVNNGTLRTRLDVDGTRVGQARIDGSAQLREGRLADDSPFTLEGNANMGSLAWLAPLAGQPGLEIDGTLKLAISGSGTLGAPQLNGDINGDKLVVNLPDEGIKLRNGVLQARLAGDQLQLQKLSFDGAEGRALADGWIRYAGNEATMALKLTADKLEILSRPDRILVVSGQSSLTRDAKRFQLDGKFRADRANIELAGEGGPTISNDVVIIGKGAPATAKPAQGMPLNVDVEADLGDSFKLQGKGLDARLAGAVRIRIADRRPPRVNGSIRVVDGTYAAYGQKLAIERGVINFTGAYDNPGLNILAVRRRPEGEQLSETNVEAGVEVRGTALAPAAKLVSTPTVPDSDKLSWLVLGHGIENTAGNDMALLSTAAGALFGGSGGGGTGKLAGKLGLDELGVGQASGTSSAGAATGLQNTVVTVGKRISSRAYLSFEQGAGTATSLVKLRYKLNPRITLQFQTGTNNALDVLYSWAFD comes from the coding sequence ATGGCCGACAATAACAACACCGAGCAGCCGGGCGGTCCCGATTCCGCCGTCGCTCCCGCCAGTCCCCGCCCGCGCCGCTGGCCGCGCCGCGTTCTCATTTCGTTCGTGGTGCTGGTCGCGCTGCTGGCCGGCGCCTTCTGGCTGCTGGGCCGCGAATCGACCTTGCAGCAGCTGGTCGCGCGCGTCTCCAAGGCCAGCGGCGGCAGCATCGCCGTCACCGACGTCAGCGGGTCGCTGTACCACCGCATGCATATCGGTAAGCTGGTCTATCGCGGCAAGGACAGCGTCATCACCGCGCAGAACATCGACATCAACTGGTCGCCTTTGCAGTATTTTTCGGAGGGCCTGGCCATCAGCGAGCTGCATGTCGCCGCGCTGACGGTGCAAAGCCTGGGGCCATCCGAGCCGGCCAAGATGCCTGAATCGCTGGCTGCGCCGTTCCGCCTCAGTCTTTCCGACGCCCGCCTCGACAAACTGACCCTGGTCAGCGAAACCGGCACCAACGTGATCGAGAATGTGCGCTTCGAGCTATATGGCGACAAGACCAGCTGGCACCTCCAGGAAGCGTCGGCCAAAACGCCGTTCGGCAACGCCAAGGCCGACCTGACCATCGCCGCCAACAAGCCGTTCGCGCTGCAAGGCAAGGCCTCGCTGACGCAGTCCATCGTCCCCGCCGCCAAGCCGCAGGTGTCCGCCAACGGCGCCAAACCTGCGCTTCCGGCGGACAGCGCTACCGCCGCCATTCCCGCCCAGTTGAACGTGACCGCAGGCGGTAGCCTGGCGCTGCTGAACCTCAAGGCGCAGGGCGAAGCCGGACCGGCCAGCGGCGACGCCACCCTGTCGCTTGCGCCGTTCGACCCGATCATCCTGCGCGCCATCGACCTGACCGCGCGCGACGTCAACCCGGCCGGCTTCGAAGCCGGCCTGCCGCCGGCGAAGTTCAACCTCAAGGTGACGGCGGCCATCACCGCGGACCAGAAGCTGTCCGGCCAGTTCGCGCTGGTGAACCAGGACAAGGCCGGCCCGATCGACCGCGAGGCGCTGCCGCTGCAAATCTTCAGCGGCCGCCTGGGCGGCACGCTGACCGCCTCGCTGCTGGAAAACGTGCTGCTCGACCTGGGCGCGGCCGGCCACTTCACCGGCGGCGGCGACGTCCAGCGCAAGGGTCCGGACGCTGGCATCGACGCCGCCAACTTCAAGCTGCACACCGACCGCCTCGACCTGAGCCACCTGCACACCAGCGCCAACAAAACAACGGTGGCCGGCGACATCGCGCTTTCCAGCACGCCGACCAAGCAAACCCTGAACGCCAATCTGGCGCAGGCCGGCCTGAAGCTAGACGTGCAGGCCACCTTGGCCGACGCGCTGCTGCAATTGCAGCAGGCGCGCCTGCAAGCGAAAAAAGGCACGATCAGCGCCACCGGCCAACTGAGCCTGAAGGACAAGCAGGCCTTCAGCGCCAAGCTGCGCGCCGATCATTTCGATCCTTCGGCGCTGGGTACCGGCTTCCCGGTCGCCGATCTGAACGCCGACGTCAACGCCAGCGGCGCCATCGCGCCGGCATGGCAGGTGGCCGCCGACTTCCAGATCAAGCCGAGCAAACTGTTTGGCCAGCCGCTCACCGGCAACGGCAAACTGAATGCCGACGCCAAACATATCAGCGGCATCAACGCCAAGGTGACGATGGCGCAAAATAACGCCGAGATCACCGGCAGCTTCGGCGCGCCGGGCGAACAACTGCGCTGGAAGATCGACGCGCGCCAGCTGTCGGCCGTCAGCAGCGATCTGCTGGGCGCCATTAACGCCAGCGGCGTCGTCACCGGGACCATGGAAGCGCCGCGCAGCAGCTTCGAGGCCGACGCCAAAGGCCTGGGACTGGCCTCGGCCAAGCGCCCCGCGCCCGATAGCCTGATCCACGCCAGCGGCAACCTGGCGCTGGCCGGCGCCAGGAAAATCCCTGAAGTGAAAATGACCGGCACCGTGCAGCGCCTCAACCCGGCCGCCTTCGGCGCGGCGCAGAGTGGCGCCATCAACGCCACCTTCACCGCCGACGCCCAACTGTCCGCCGACTGGCGCGCGGGCCTGAACCTGACCTTGCAGCCATCGACCCTGGCCAGCGCGCCGTTGTCGGGTTACGCCAAACTCACGGCCGGCAAGGACGTGATCCGCGACGCCGACATCGACCTGCGCCTGGCCACCAACCGCTTGCTCGCCAAGGGCAGCTTCGGCAGCGCGCTCGATAAACTCGAGTGGAAGCTGGAAGCGCCGCAACTGGCCGCGCTCGGACCGCCGTTTGGCGGCGCGCTGCGCGCCAGCGGCACGCTGTCCGGCACCACCGCCCGGCCGGCGATCGCCCTCACGCTCGACGGCAGCGCCCTGCGCCTGCCGGGCCAGCAGCAGATCGCCGCCATCCGTGGCAGCGCCACGCTGGGCAACACGGTGGCGATGGCCGCGTCGGCGACGGCCGCCGGTTCCACCAGCGCCCGCCGCGCCGCAAATCGTGACGCCACGGCCGACGTGCCGCTGGTGAGCGACATCGAAATCACGCTCTACGAGTCGCCATCGATCAAGATCGATAAGGCGCGCCTGCAAACGAGCGGCACCCGCAGCGGCCATACGATCGACGTCAGCGCCAGCAATCCGCGCTTCGACGCCTCGCTGCGCGTCAAGGGCGCCTGGGCCGACGACGCCTGGACCGGCACCATCGACTCGCTGCAAAACAAGGGCCGCTTCGCGCTCAACCTCGTCGCGCCGGCGCAACTGCGCCTGGTGGCGCCGGACGGCAGCGGCGTCGCCGGTTTGACGCGTCCCGATAAAATCGCCCTGACCAACGCCACCATCAAGATCCGCGATGGCGCCATCCGCATCGACAGCGTCGAGAAAAACGGCGGCGCCTGGCGCAGCAAGGGCCAAGCCAACGCAGTGCCGGTCAACTATCTGGGCCAACTGTCCGACGCCTGGCGCGAGAACGTGCGCGGCAACCTGACCATCGGCGCCGATTGGGGCCTGAACCTGCAAGCGGGCACCAAGACCAGCGCCCCGGTGCTGGGCGGCTCGTTCCACGTGTTCCGCGAACAGGGCGACCTGACCATCATCGGCGCCGATCTGTCGCAGGCGCTCGGGCTGACCAAGCTCGATGCGCGCGTCGACGTCAACAACGGCACCCTGCGCACCCGGCTCGACGTGGACGGCACCCGCGTGGGCCAGGCCCGCATCGACGGCAGCGCGCAATTGCGCGAAGGCCGCCTGGCCGACGACAGCCCGTTCACCCTCGAAGGCAACGCCAATATGGGTTCGCTGGCCTGGCTCGCGCCGCTGGCCGGCCAACCGGGACTGGAGATCGACGGCACGCTGAAGCTGGCCATTTCCGGCAGCGGCACCCTGGGCGCGCCGCAACTGAACGGCGACATCAACGGCGACAAACTGGTGGTCAACCTACCCGACGAAGGCATCAAGCTGCGCAACGGCGTGCTGCAGGCGCGCCTGGCCGGCGACCAGCTGCAACTGCAAAAACTCAGTTTTGACGGCGCCGAGGGCCGCGCGCTGGCCGACGGCTGGATACGTTACGCCGGCAACGAGGCGACGATGGCGCTCAAGCTCACCGCCGACAAGCTGGAAATCCTGTCGCGGCCCGACCGCATCCTGGTCGTCAGCGGCCAAAGCTCGCTGACGCGCGACGCCAAACGCTTCCAGCTCGACGGCAAATTCCGCGCCGACCGCGCCAACATCGAGCTGGCCGGCGAAGGCGGACCGACCATCAGCAACGACGTGGTCATCATCGGCAAGGGCGCGCCGGCAACGGCCAAGCCGGCGCAAGGCATGCCGCTCAACGTCGACGTCGAAGCCGACCTTGGCGACTCGTTCAAGCTGCAAGGCAAAGGGCTGGACGCGCGGCTGGCGGGCGCGGTGCGCATCCGCATCGCCGACCGCCGACCGCCACGGGTCAACGGCAGCATCCGCGTGGTCGACGGCACCTATGCGGCCTACGGCCAGAAACTGGCGATCGAACGTGGCGTGATCAACTTCACCGGCGCCTACGACAACCCGGGCCTGAACATCCTGGCGGTGCGCCGCCGCCCGGAGGGCGAGCAGCTCAGCGAGACCAATGTGGAAGCGGGCGTTGAAGTGCGCGGCACGGCGCTGGCGCCGGCGGCCAAGCTGGTGTCGACGCCGACGGTGCCGGACAGCGACAAGCTGTCATGGCTGGTGCTGGGACACGGCATCGAGAACACGGCCGGCAACGACATGGCGCTGCTCAGCACCGCCGCCGGCGCGCTGTTCGGCGGCAGCGGCGGTGGCGGCACGGGCAAGCTGGCGGGCAAACTGGGATTGGACGAACTGGGTGTGGGACAGGCGTCCGGCACGTCGTCGGCCGGCGCGGCGACCGGGTTGCAGAACACCGTGGTCACGGTCGGCAAGCGTATCTCGTCGCGCGCCTACCTCAGTTTCGAGCAGGGCGCGGGAACGGCCACCAGTCTGGTCAAGCTGCGCTACAAGCTCAATCCGCGCATTACCTTGCAGTTCCAGACGGGGACCAACAACGCTTTGGACGTGCTGTATTCCTGGGCGTTCGATTGA
- a CDS encoding CHASE domain-containing protein, which translates to MADIQAQLRRMVQVLLSQRVLPAMVLAGSLGVTAVLWQGASADAEQEAQADFDGRVRELVNQLDQRMQTYVQVLYGVQGLFYSSFEVDRDEFRSYLAGQELGRHFPGVQAIGYIRLIDGAQREAHEALVRRTDYRHYHLVPPGVRPWYAPTVYMEPFNESNRSAIGFDSASDPVRRAALEQARDSGQPAMTGRIGLVQDEGKPPHAGFLIMLPLYTPGQPVSSWSERRAAIRGWVFAPFRVGDLMAGLGNARTAALDVEIYDGDRVTPEARMYDSAPAASATLRESVQQISIAGHRWTLRIAPLPGAPARADRALMIAGFGVPLSALAAWVAWMLTRARVRAHRALARSRILAGELKDGQAALMVLADSAQSSQAMLRSILDSTIDGILVDNLKGSVLNSNRRFRELWNVPECLDWQSDGAVLMRHMCEQLYHPDSGLRLDDAQQMLLPGVQRGMPVEAQHELLRLKDGRVIEQHTRGLRLGSEPARIWSFRDITERTHTERREQTRRHVLELLATGAPLHTILESVVQGVETDNEDLMCCVMLLDEPGEHLLVTAAPSLPAFFIAAVHGMPVHARHSACGEAVRTRARVIVEDIRNAPAWMEHRDLAVQARLGSCWSDPIFGAGGNVLGTFAVFHAEARLPSIANIALIEQAARLAGIAVEQAQAAEAVRAGEARFRSLYDHAPVALWEQDWSAVRAALSELAQSGVDDMERYLGANPSQVRRLASLVRILDVNASALRQIGVEPRHKDMSAITLAQNFDADAMPGFARAVTALVRGERFFSCEGSFERLDGVTRLNELTLLVMPGHTDTLDFVIVSTLDTTEKRRMHDELRVLATTDFLTGLPNRREFMNRLAEEQERLQRDIGACTAVLLLDLDHFKRINDEYGHAAGDAVLRQLSELMRQDQRKIDMRGRIGGEEFAILLPGATLGKAAVFADRLRQRIADTPMVLDDGSRLTVTVSIGIAVMGGKQPGGDAALVRADQALYTAKRGGRNRVVLIDVEADRPGVQVPAASG; encoded by the coding sequence ATGGCCGATATCCAGGCACAGCTGCGCCGGATGGTGCAGGTCCTGCTGTCGCAACGCGTGCTGCCGGCCATGGTGCTGGCAGGCAGCCTCGGGGTCACCGCCGTGCTGTGGCAGGGCGCCAGCGCCGACGCCGAGCAGGAGGCCCAGGCCGACTTCGACGGCCGCGTGCGCGAACTGGTCAACCAGCTCGACCAGCGCATGCAAACCTATGTGCAGGTGCTGTACGGCGTGCAGGGACTGTTTTACAGCTCGTTCGAAGTCGACCGCGACGAATTCCGCAGCTATCTGGCCGGGCAGGAGCTGGGCCGCCACTTCCCAGGCGTGCAGGCGATCGGCTACATCCGCCTGATCGATGGCGCGCAGCGCGAGGCGCACGAAGCCCTGGTGCGGCGCACCGACTACCGGCACTACCACCTGGTGCCGCCGGGCGTGCGCCCGTGGTACGCGCCCACGGTGTACATGGAACCTTTCAATGAAAGCAACCGCAGCGCGATCGGCTTCGACTCCGCGTCCGATCCGGTGCGCCGCGCCGCGCTGGAGCAGGCGCGCGATTCCGGCCAGCCGGCGATGACCGGCCGCATCGGGCTGGTGCAGGACGAGGGCAAGCCGCCGCATGCCGGCTTCCTGATCATGCTGCCCTTGTACACCCCCGGCCAGCCGGTGAGTAGCTGGAGCGAGCGCCGTGCCGCCATCCGGGGCTGGGTGTTCGCGCCGTTCCGGGTCGGCGATTTGATGGCGGGGCTGGGCAACGCCCGCACCGCCGCGCTGGACGTGGAGATCTACGACGGCGACCGCGTGACGCCGGAGGCGCGCATGTACGACAGCGCGCCGGCCGCCAGCGCCACCTTGCGCGAGAGCGTGCAGCAGATCTCCATCGCCGGCCATCGCTGGACCTTGCGCATCGCGCCGCTGCCGGGGGCGCCGGCGCGCGCCGACCGCGCGCTGATGATCGCCGGCTTCGGCGTGCCGCTCAGCGCACTGGCCGCCTGGGTGGCATGGATGCTGACGCGGGCGCGGGTGCGCGCGCACCGGGCGCTGGCCCGCAGCCGCATCCTGGCAGGGGAGCTCAAGGACGGCCAGGCGGCGCTGATGGTGCTGGCCGACAGCGCCCAGAGCAGCCAGGCGATGTTGCGCAGCATTCTCGATTCGACCATCGACGGCATCCTGGTCGACAACCTGAAAGGCTCGGTGCTCAATTCCAACCGGCGCTTCCGCGAGCTGTGGAACGTGCCCGAGTGCCTCGACTGGCAAAGCGACGGCGCCGTGCTGATGCGCCACATGTGCGAGCAGCTGTACCATCCGGACAGCGGCCTGCGGCTCGACGACGCGCAGCAGATGCTGCTGCCCGGGGTACAGCGCGGCATGCCGGTCGAGGCCCAGCACGAGTTGCTGCGCCTGAAGGACGGCCGCGTGATCGAGCAGCACACGCGCGGCCTGCGGCTGGGCAGCGAGCCGGCGCGCATCTGGTCGTTCCGCGACATCACCGAGCGCACCCACACCGAGCGGCGCGAACAGACCCGGCGCCACGTGCTCGAACTGCTGGCCACCGGGGCGCCGCTGCACACCATCCTCGAGAGCGTGGTCCAGGGCGTCGAGACCGACAACGAGGACTTGATGTGCTGTGTGATGCTGCTCGACGAGCCGGGCGAGCACCTGCTGGTGACGGCCGCGCCCAGCCTGCCGGCCTTCTTCATCGCCGCCGTGCACGGCATGCCGGTGCACGCGCGCCACAGCGCCTGCGGCGAGGCGGTGCGCACGCGCGCGCGCGTGATCGTCGAGGATATCCGCAACGCGCCGGCGTGGATGGAGCACCGCGACCTGGCGGTGCAGGCGAGGTTGGGGTCCTGCTGGTCCGATCCGATCTTCGGCGCCGGCGGCAACGTGCTGGGCACTTTCGCCGTGTTCCATGCGGAGGCGCGCCTGCCCAGCATCGCCAACATCGCGCTGATCGAGCAGGCCGCGCGGCTGGCCGGCATCGCCGTCGAGCAGGCGCAGGCGGCCGAGGCGGTGCGCGCCGGCGAGGCGCGCTTTCGCAGCCTGTACGACCACGCGCCGGTGGCGTTGTGGGAGCAGGACTGGTCGGCCGTGCGCGCCGCGCTGTCCGAGCTGGCGCAGTCCGGCGTCGACGACATGGAGCGCTACCTGGGCGCCAATCCGAGCCAGGTGCGGCGCCTGGCGTCGCTGGTGCGCATCCTCGACGTCAACGCCTCGGCGCTGCGGCAGATCGGCGTCGAACCGCGCCACAAGGACATGTCGGCGATCACCCTGGCGCAGAACTTCGACGCCGACGCCATGCCCGGCTTCGCGCGCGCGGTGACGGCGCTGGTGCGCGGCGAGCGCTTCTTCTCGTGCGAGGGCAGCTTCGAACGGCTCGACGGCGTCACCCGGCTCAACGAGCTGACCTTGCTGGTGATGCCGGGCCACACGGACACGCTGGACTTCGTCATCGTTTCGACCCTGGACACCACCGAGAAGCGCCGCATGCACGACGAGTTGCGGGTGCTGGCGACCACCGATTTCCTCACCGGACTGCCGAACCGGCGCGAGTTCATGAACCGGCTGGCCGAGGAGCAGGAGCGGCTGCAGCGCGACATCGGCGCCTGCACGGCGGTGCTGCTGCTCGATCTGGACCACTTCAAGCGCATCAACGATGAATACGGCCACGCGGCCGGCGACGCGGTGCTGCGCCAGCTGAGCGAGTTGATGCGGCAGGATCAGCGCAAGATCGACATGCGCGGGCGCATCGGCGGCGAGGAGTTCGCGATCTTGCTGCCGGGGGCCACCTTGGGCAAGGCGGCGGTGTTCGCGGATCGCCTGCGCCAGCGCATCGCCGATACGCCGATGGTGTTGGACGATGGTTCGCGGTTGACGGTGACGGTCAGCATCGGGATCGCGGTCATGGGCGGCAAGCAGCCGGGCGGCGACGCGGCGCTGGTGCGGGCCGACCAGGCGTTGTACACGGCCAAGCGCGGCGGGCGCAACCGGGTGGTGCTGATCGATGTCGAGGCGGATCGGCCGGGAGTTCAGGTCCCGGCCGCTTCCGGTTGA
- a CDS encoding autotransporter assembly complex protein TamA: protein MVSAGIKYTVNIDAPDELEELLEKNLDLMRFRGNARMTREQLFRLVRTTPEQIRTLVATAGYYAPEVSVKLDRDAAPLAVQVTVAPGEPVRVGEVEIVLQGFPPNPDQRASNQFDPDALRGTWPLKRGEIFRQDDWEASKRALLRQVVQTRYPRAQLLESQATVDPESRQANLRVVLDSGPELRFGELRIEGLKRYPESVISNLNPIDPGDYYSEAALQSYQSRLQDTGYFSSVEVSADMSAILNEQLEAAAATAPPPGADPATVAAAAVPMPRSDNAATMAPLPLLVRVTENKRKNVSAGVGYSTNTGNRASLTYDDLAIFGLRLKSALTLETKRQTARGDFYFPVTSDGYNHSIGASYERSDIEGEVTAVTSIAAKRAWGTPLLERSISLELLSETKTVQGQESVTSKSLPLTYATTWRKVDNLLMPTKGYALNAQVGGALLPILTDEAFVRAYTRGIYYLPLNTTSNIILRAELGALGSRSKVGVPAVYLFRAGGDQSVRGYAYQELGVKQGEATVGGRYLATASAEYQYWFKPQYGAAVFYDAGNAGDSFSALHPKSGYGIGARWKSPVGPINVDVAYGHAVQKYRLHFSLGFTF from the coding sequence GTGGTGTCGGCCGGCATCAAGTACACGGTCAATATCGACGCGCCCGACGAGCTGGAAGAGCTGCTCGAGAAAAACCTCGACCTGATGCGTTTTCGCGGCAATGCCCGCATGACCCGAGAGCAACTGTTCAGGCTGGTACGCACGACGCCGGAACAGATCCGTACCCTGGTCGCCACCGCCGGCTATTACGCGCCCGAGGTCAGCGTCAAGCTCGACCGTGATGCGGCGCCGCTGGCGGTGCAGGTCACGGTCGCCCCCGGCGAGCCGGTACGGGTGGGCGAGGTCGAGATCGTGCTGCAAGGTTTCCCGCCCAACCCGGACCAGCGCGCCAGCAACCAGTTCGACCCCGACGCCCTGAGGGGGACCTGGCCGCTGAAACGCGGCGAAATCTTCCGCCAGGACGATTGGGAAGCCTCCAAGCGCGCGCTGCTGCGCCAGGTGGTGCAGACCCGCTATCCGCGCGCCCAGCTGCTCGAAAGCCAGGCCACCGTCGATCCGGAGAGCCGCCAGGCCAACCTGCGCGTGGTGCTCGACAGCGGCCCCGAGCTGCGCTTCGGCGAACTGCGCATCGAGGGCTTGAAGCGCTACCCGGAATCGGTGATCAGCAATCTGAACCCGATCGATCCGGGCGACTACTACAGCGAGGCGGCGCTGCAGTCGTATCAATCGCGCCTGCAGGACACCGGTTATTTCAGCAGCGTGGAAGTAAGCGCCGACATGAGCGCCATCCTCAACGAGCAGCTGGAGGCGGCCGCCGCGACCGCCCCGCCGCCGGGCGCCGACCCCGCCACCGTCGCCGCCGCCGCCGTGCCCATGCCGCGCTCGGACAACGCCGCGACGATGGCGCCGCTGCCGCTGCTGGTGCGCGTGACCGAGAACAAGCGCAAGAACGTCAGCGCCGGTGTCGGTTACAGCACCAACACCGGCAACCGCGCGTCGCTGACCTATGACGACCTGGCCATCTTCGGCCTGCGCCTGAAAAGCGCGCTGACCCTGGAAACCAAGCGCCAGACCGCGCGCGGCGACTTCTACTTCCCCGTCACGTCCGACGGCTACAACCACAGTATCGGCGCCTCCTACGAGCGCAGCGACATCGAGGGCGAAGTCACCGCCGTCACCAGCATCGCCGCCAAGCGCGCCTGGGGCACGCCGCTGCTCGAACGCAGCATCTCGCTTGAGCTGCTGTCCGAGACCAAGACCGTGCAGGGCCAGGAATCGGTGACCAGCAAAAGCTTGCCGCTGACGTACGCCACCACCTGGCGCAAGGTCGACAACCTGCTGATGCCGACCAAGGGCTACGCGCTCAACGCCCAGGTGGGCGGCGCGCTGCTGCCGATCCTGACCGACGAAGCCTTCGTGCGCGCCTACACGCGCGGCATCTACTATCTGCCGTTGAACACCACCTCCAACATCATCCTGCGCGCGGAACTCGGCGCGCTCGGTTCGCGCAGCAAGGTCGGCGTGCCGGCCGTGTACCTGTTCCGCGCCGGCGGCGACCAGTCGGTGCGCGGCTACGCCTACCAGGAGCTGGGCGTCAAACAGGGCGAAGCCACCGTGGGCGGCCGCTACCTGGCCACCGCCAGCGCCGAATACCAGTACTGGTTCAAGCCGCAGTACGGCGCGGCGGTGTTCTACGACGCCGGTAACGCCGGCGACAGCTTCAGCGCCCTGCATCCGAAATCCGGCTACGGCATCGGCGCGCGCTGGAAAAGTCCTGTGGGTCCGATCAACGTCGATGTCGCGTACGGACACGCGGTTCAAAAATATCGTTTGCACTTCTCGCTGGGATTCACCTTCTGA